The DNA segment GATCGTGCAGGCTGCCGCCGGTGTCTTCAGGGTGAATGGGTGTAGACACTTTCAGCAGCATGGCGCCGGTGTCCAGGCCTTCATCCATCTGCATAATGGTGATGCCGCTTTCAGGGTCGCCCGCAGCGATAGCACGCTGAATGGGCGCGGCGCCGCGCCAGCGGGGTAACAGGGAGGCGTGAATGTTCAGGCAGCCATGGACCGGAATGGACAGTACCGAGGCTGGCAGAATCAAGCCATAAGCGGCAACAATTATCACGTCTGGTTGTAAGTCGGCCAACTGCTGGCGGGCGTCTTCCATTTTGAAGTTGTCGGGCTGAAAAACCGCGATACCGGCATCCAGCGCCGCCTGTTTTACCGGCCCCGGGAGCAGTTTGCGGCCACGGCCCGCTGGCCGGTCTGGCTGGCTATACACGCCCACCACGTTGTATTTGGCGGCAAGTAGGGCTTTCAAGGCAATGGCGGCAAAATCAGGGGTTCCGGCAAAAACAATACGCACAGTGTTTGGCTCTCTGTTGGACTTTTCGTCGAATTCTCAGTCGGATTCGCTGATCCATTCAATACAAAAAACCGGGCGCAAAGGCCCGGTCATCAGTTTTATGACTGTTATGGCACCCAGGCCACCTTAATAAATGCTGGCTCAGGCACTCGTTTCAAGCGCTTTCCAAACACTCTTTAAGCACTCTTCTTTTGCAACTTTTCCAACTTTTTGCGGATACGTGTACGCTTTAGCGAACTCAAGTAATCCACAAAAAGTTTGCCGTTCAGGTGATCCATCTCGTGCTGGATGCACACCGCTAGCAGTCCGCGGGCTTCAATTTCAAAAGCTTCGCCATTGCGATCAAGAGCTTTGATGAGGCAATGCTCAATGCGCTCAACATCTTCATAAAATCCCGGTACCGACAGGCAACCTTCCTGCATGGCTTCCAGGTCGCCATCGAGCACCTCAATCTTAGGGTTGATGAATACCCTGGGTTCGCTGTTGTCATCTGACAGATCCATTACGACGATCTGCTGGTGCACGTTAACCTGGCTCGCCGCGAGGCCAATACCGACCGCATCGTACATGGTCTCGAACATGTCGTCGATAAGGGTGCGGATCTCGTCAGTTACGGTGATAACCGGCTTGGCGAGAGTTCGCAGACGTGGGTCGGGGTATTCAAGAATGTCTAGAATCATAGTACGTTACTTTTTTAAATGCGTGCTTTGGACAGTGAATGCCAACGTTCGTTCGCGTACAAAGGATGTCTGAAATGCGACCTTGTACTGCGCTTTTCAACCCCGGGGTGTTTATGATGCGGGACATACTTACCCGACCGGGGCATTTGCGTGTTGGCTCTATGTCTACATTATCTAACAATTTGGCGATTGAGTACAAACTGATCAGTCAATTGAGAAAAACTATGAGAGATACCTGTACGGGTGGGCAAACGTTAAAAGTCCCCGGTGGTGAGTAGATAACACTACAATTAACCGAGCATCTTCTATAGTAACGGGAATAACAACAGATTAAGCTAAAAAATAGCAGGCGAAAGCCAACCGGACTTCGGGCGCCAGCCGACCGAATTTAAGCATCAAAGCACGGGATCAAGGACTTAAACCATGAGGAAACTGCTGTACGCTCTGGCAGCTACAACGCTGTTGTTTACCGCTTGGGCCCAAGCAGCACCGGAGCTGCGGTCGGATCATCCCGAACGTTATACCGTTGTTAAAGGCGATACCCTGTGGGATATCTCCGCCCGCTTTTTGAACAACCCCTGGTACTGGCCGGAAATTTGGCAGGTAAACCCCCAGGTGGCCAACCCTCATTTAATTTACCCCGGTGACCGCTTGGCGTTGGTTTACATTGATGGCCAGCCAAAAATCATGAAAATGGCCAACGGTGACGGTGTGATCAAGCTGTCGCCGCAAGTACGCTCCGAAGCCATTGATACGCCGATCCCGGCCATACCGCTGGACGCCATCGCCAGCTTTTTAACCGATACCCGCATTGTTACTCCGGAACAGATAGAAGCTGCGCCTTACGTGCTGGAAGGTGAAGACGGCCGAATTGTTACCGGCGCTGGCGATCGCGTTTACGCTCGCGGCCAGAAGCCGGCGAACACGGTTGGCGTCTTCCGCCGTGGTAATGAATTTGTCGATCCGAAAACCGGTGAATTTCTTGGCCTGGAAGCTCGTAGTATTGGCACAGCCAAGGTTACTGCCACCAACGGCGATGTGTTGACGCTACTGCTGAGCCAATCCAACGAAGAAATTCGCATTGGTGACCGCTTGCTGGTGAATGCCAGCCGACCGCTTTCTACCAGCTTTGTGCCCACCGCGCCGGCGAAATCCGTAAGCGGGCAGATGATAGCGGTAGATGGCGGCGTTAATCAGATTGGTCAGTACGATGTTGTTGCTATCAATCTGGGCCTGCGCGAAGGCATAGAGCCGGGCAACGTAATGGCCGTGCTGCAAAGCGGCAATCTGGTGCGCGACCCGGTCACTGGCGAAACCATTGAGCTGCCGTCTGAACGCGCCGGTCTGCTGATGGTGTTCCAGGCTTACGAAAAAATGAGCTACGGCCTTATGCTGCAAGCCAGCCGGCCGCTGGCGGTGGGTGATCAGGTAACCAACCCCTGATCACCCGATAAAAACCCGAGCCGGGCACGGAATGCCCGGCTTTTTTCTGTGCGCAAGGAAGATGCCCGTGCCCCAAGTACCCCTGTTTTCATTTGATACGCCGCCCGGCTCCGACCTCACTGACCCCGCCGTTGACCAGGTATGTGATGACAGCCCGGAGCGGGCCCGGCAATGGCTGTTTTTGAGCCAGTTGCCGGGTTTTGGCCTAAGGGTGCGGCGCCGGTTAGCGGCGCACGTTCTGCAACTGCCCGACCTGCTAAACCTGGACAGCGCCAGCCATAAAGCCATGGGCCTGCCCGCAGATGCTTGTGGAGCCCTTGCTGCCTGGCGCCGTGATGACGCCGGACATCCGGCGTTGGTGGCTTTGCGAGCTATAGAAAGCGCCTGTGAGCGGCATGGTATTGGCATTGTGCACTGGCAGTCGTCGGCTTATCCGCTGCCGCTGCGCCACATTCATAACCCGCCTTTATTATTGTACATTCGTGGCGATACCAGCCTGCTCGGTCGTGACCAACTGGCGGTTATTGGCAGCCGCCACGCCACTCGTGCCGGGCTGGACCACGCTCGGGGCTTTGCTGCAGCGCTTGGCGAATGTAATCTGTTAGTCAGCAGCGGCCTGGCGTTGGGTATCGACGGTGCTGCCCACGCCGGTGCGCTGGACGCTGGCCATCCTACTTTGGCGGTGATTGGCAGTGGGCTTGATAAAATCTATCCGCGCCAACATCAGCGGCTGGGGGAGCGGGTGATTGCCAATGGTCTGCTGGTGTCCGAGTACCCGCCGGGCACTCAGGCTCGCCCCGCACACTTCCCCCAGCGTAATCGCATCATCAGCGGCTTGAGCCGGGGTGTTCTGGTGGTAGAGGCCGGTTTCAAGAGCGGCTCGCTGATTACCGCTCGGCTGGCTTCAGAGCAAGGCCGCGACGTGTTCGCCATACCGGGGTCGGTACACAGCCCGGTAGCCCGTGGTTGTCACCAACTGATTCGGCAGGGTGCTACGCTGGTAGAAAGCGTGGCCGACATCCTGCAGGAACTGGGGGGCTGGTGGATTGAGCCGGCAACACCGGGCGCAAGCTTACAAAGCGCTGCCACCGAGGGTCTGGACGCCCGTGAAATCGCCGTGCTGGAGGCTTTAGGGTATGATTCGCAATCAACCGATGTACTGGGTTCGAGCACCGGGCTGAGCGCCGATCAACTGATGCAGTCCCTGCTTTTGTTAGAGCTTCAGGGCCTGGCCACAGCGGCGCCCGGCGGATATGTCCGCATTGCCTGAACCCGGTGCCAACAGTGATTTCATTCAGGCTCAACTTTCCTATGGCAACAGATCACCCGCTGACCGACTGGCAATTACACTGCGCTCGCCGCACTCTGCAACAAGGCGGTGTGCTCGCGTATCCAACGGAAGCCGTTTGGGGTCTCGGCTGTGACCCCTGGAACGAGGTTGCGGTGCAACGCATTCTGGATCTGAAACAGCGCCCCGTACACAAAGGCATGATTCTGGTGGCGGCTTCGCTCGAACAGATTGCTTTTTTGCTGAACCCCCTGCCGCAAGACCTTCAGCAGCGAGCCCGACAGCATTGGCCTGGTCCTGTTACCTGCCTGCTTCCAGATGTGCACCAGCAGGTGCCCGAATGGGTACGTGGCGAGCACAGCTCGATTGCGGTAAGAGTGAGTGCGCATCCGGTGGTCAAAGCCCTGTGCAACGTTGTAGGCCGCCCGCTGGTTTCCACCTCGTGCAACCCCGCGGGCCGCGCCCCAGCTCGTTCGCCCTGGCAAGTTCAGGGTTATTTTCATGGCCAGCTGGACTGGGTGGTGCCCGGTGCGCTGGGTGGAAATCGCCAACCCAGCCGTATAATTGATATCGTTACCGGCCAGCAGCTACGTTAGGAGAAAACATGCCACAGCAACCAGACCCGCAGGCGGTCAAACACTATCTGTTACAGCTGCAAGACACCATTTGTCAGCGCCTGGCCGTGACCGACGGTGGCGGTGAATTTATTCACGACGCCTGGGATCGCATGGAAGGCGGCGGCGGTATTAGCCGAGTGATCGGCAGCGGCAAGGTATTTGAAAAAGGCGGTGTGAACTTTTCCCACGTGATGGGCAATACCATGCCGCCTTCGGCGGCGGCCCACCGCCCCCACCTGGCAGGCGCACCTTGGCAGGCTATGGGAGTGTCGCTGGTGATGCACCCCCACAACCCCCATGTGCCGACCTCTCACGCCAACGTGCGATTTTTTATCGCTACGCCGGAAAATGCTGAACCGGTGTACTGGTTTGGCGGCGGCTATGATCTAACACCCTATTACGGCGTTGACGAAGACTGCGAGCATTGGCATCGCACCGCAGCGAACGCCTGTGCGCCCTTTGGTGACGACGTTTACCCGCGTTACAAGCGTTGGTGCGACGAGTACTTTTTTCTGAAACACCGCAACGAACCCCGCGGCGTGGGCGGGCTGTTTTTTGATGATTACAATACCGGTGACTTTGCCCGCGATTTTGAATTTATGCGTGCTATCGGCGACAGTTACATTGACGCTTACGAACCCATTGTCCAAGCCCGCAAAAATCAGCACTACAGCGACGCTCAGCGTCAGTTTCAGCTCTATCGCCGTGGCCGCTACGTGGAGTTCAATCTGGTGTACGACCGCGGCACCCTGTTCGGGCTTCAGTCCGGCGGCCGCACCGAATCCATTCTGATGTCGCTACCGCCTCTGGTACGCTGGGATTATAATCAGACGTCGACACCTGGTAGTGAAGAAGCGCGACTGCTGGAGCACTTTCTGACCGGCCGCGACTGGCTCACAGCTTCCTGAAGGGGTAACGATGAAAAACGATCTGTATGCGGTGATTGGCCACCCCATTAGCCATAGTAAGTCACCGCGGATTCATGGTCTGTTTGCCAGCCAGACTGGCGAGGCGCTTGAGTATACGGCGATTCAGGCGCCCCTGAATGGTTTTGAAAACACCGTAACCGAGTTTTTCGCGCGCGGCGGCAAAGGCCTGAACGTGACTGTACCGTTTAAGGAAGCAGCCTGGCAGATGGCTGGCCGACACAGCGCCCGCGCTCTCAAGGCTGGCGCGGCCAACACTCTGTATCAGGACAACGGCGTGTTGGTGGCAGACAACACCGACGGCGCAGGTTTGGTAAAAGACTTGCTGCACAATCACCAAGTGGCATTGAAGGGCGCCCGTGTTTTGATATTGGGTGCTGGTGGCGCGGTACGCGGTGTTCTAGCGCCGCTGTTGCTTGAACAGCCGCACACGCTGGTGATTGCTAACCGCACGCCGGCTAAGGCGCAGAATTTGGCAGCGCTCTTTGCTGACGTCGCCGGTGTTACCTGGCTTGGCAGCCAGGCGTACGACAGTGTCACCGGCGATTTCGATGTCATTATCAACGGCACTAGCGCTAGCCTGCAGGGCGATTTACCGCCGCTGTCTGTAGAGCTGATCGGCGCTGATACGGTGATTTACGACATGATGTATGCTGCCACAAATACCACGTTTAACCAGTGGGCTCGGGATAACGGGGCAAAGCGCGTGTATGACGGCCTGGGCATGCTGGTAGAGCAAGCGGCCGAGGCATTCGAAGTGTGGCGCGGGGTGCGGCCGCAAACTGCTCCGGTTATTGCTAGTTTACGAACCCTTACAGCAAATTAAATCAGGCATAAATCAAGCGAAGAAAATAGTCAAAATGAAGGTTAACGCATGGACATACTAACGCTGGTAGGACTGGTTGCCGGGGTGCTGGTGGTGATACTGGCCATGCTGGCTAACGCCACCCTGCTGACCTTTCTTAACCTGCCCGGGTTGGCCATTGTGCTGGGCGGAACCTTTGCGGTAACGCTGATCAAGTTCCGCCTGAGTTCGTTGATGAGCGCTATTCGCCTGGCGTCGCGCGCGGCCTTTATGGACCGCGTAGAGCGTCCTGACGAGCTGATTCGCGAGGTGGGCTTGTTGTCCATGGTGGTGCGTAAAGAGGGTATTTTGGGCCTTGAAAACCACACCACCGACAATGTGTTTCTGCAGAAAGCCATTAATCTGTGTGTTGATGGCCATTCGCCAGAACTTGTAGAAGAAGCCCTGCACCATGAAATCCAGCAATGCTCCGAACGCCACGAGGTGGCAGAAAGAGTGTTTCGAGGCATTGGCGAATCGGCTCCGGCCATAGGAATGCTTGGCACTCTGGTAGGCTTGGTGCAAATGCTCAATACCCTTGATGACCCTTCTTCTATTGGCCCGGCTATGGCGATCGCTCTGCTGACCACGCTTTACGGTGCTTTTATTGCTCAGCTGATCGCCTTGCCTCTGGCGGACAAACTGCAGTTAAAAGCCGAAGACGAAATGCGCAACCAACTTTTGATTGCCACTTCCATTCAAAAAATCCTGCAAGGTGAAAATCCGAGGGTAATGACCGAATTGCTGTCATCGTTTTTGAACCCCGAGCAGCGCGACAGTCTGAAACGCGAGCAGGGGGGCTAAGCCTTGGCCCGTCTGGCTCTTGCAACCCTGCCCAAACGCAAAAAAGTAGGCACCGCCGGTGCGCCAGCGTGGATTGTGACCTTTGCCGACCTGGCCACTTTGCTGCTGACGTTTTTCATACTGCTGTTGTCGTTCGCCGAAATGGATATTGAAAAATACAAAGCGATGGCCGGCTCGATGTCTGTTGCGTTCGGTTCAGGCAATTTGATCGCGGATGGCGGTGGCAGTTTGCCGATCAAGATTTCTGACGGGAACAGCAGCTTGGATCCAGACACACAGTTGCAGGCTGAGCCTGAATTGATCGACGAGCGCTCGACCAGCGGTAGCGTTACTCTGGTGTCTGAAGACGAGGTTATGATATCTGAAGGCGAGGCTCTGATGTCTGAAGGCGTGATTACTTTGGCTAGTAGTTTGATTCGGGAGCTGGAAACCGAAGTGGCTAGCGGCGCCCTGAGCGTCGACTATGATGAACACCAAGTGATCATCCGCTTCTCTGAAGATGCCACATTTTTGTCGGGCGACGCCACTATTAAGAAAGCAATGCTGCCTATCATCGAGCGGGTAGTGGGCGTGCTGAAAAATTGCCGCGGCGATGTGGTGGTGGCCGGATATACAGACGATAGGCCCATCGCCAGCAGCCGTTACCGTTCCAACTGGGATCTTTCAGCGGCGCGGGCGGTGTCGGTAGTACACGAACTGGTTCTGAACCGTGATGTGCCTGCCGATCGGGTGATGGCTGCCGGCCGTGCTGAAACCAACCCGCTGGTGCCCAATAACAGCCCGGAAAACCGTGCCGTGAACCGGCGGGTGGAAATTGCCATTCGCGGCCCGGTATGCGAGGACGACGCGCCTATCGAGCAGTTGCCGGCAGAAGTCATACCCTAAATAGGCGAGCTACCGCGAGATTAGCTCAAGGAAAGACTCGGGTATGAGGTTGATAAGCTATTTGCCACGACATTGGCACCCATCAGCAAGGTCGTGAGAGACGGGTCCAAAACCGAACTTCAAATCTGATTGAGGTGCTTTGAAGGCCGTAACAATAGTGTGAACAACATAAGCTTGATCAGATTCATGACTTATTGTGCACAACAGGCGCGGGCAAATGTCGCTTAGATTAATAATGGTAGTCGCTGGCTTTTTCGGCTAGATATTCATCTTTGAGCTTTACATAGTTGCTGGCGGTGTAAGAAAAAAAGCCGCGTTCCTCATCGGTCAGCGCCCTTGCCTGCTTACACGGTGAGCCGACATAAAGATAGCCGGATTGCAAACGCTTGCCTGGGGGTACCAGGCAGCCCGCGCCGATAATCACTTCGTCTTCCACTACCGCACCGTCCATGATGATACAGCCCATACCCACCAGTACCCGGTGACCCACAGTACAGCCATGCAGTAGTGCCTTGTGACCGATGGTGACGTCGTCACCAATAATCAGCGGCCAACCGCCGGGGTTGAATGCACTGGCGTGAGTGATGTGCAGCACAGAGCCGTCTTGAACACTGCAGCGCGCGCCAATGCAGATTTTGTGCATGTCACCACGCACCACCGTCATCGGCCAAATCGAACAGTCTTCGCCGGTTGTCACATCGCCGATCACAACTGCGCTGGGGTCTACCCAGTTGCGCTCACCAAATTGTGGCGTGCTACCCTTGTGAGAACGTACATTCGCCATTACATAGTCCTATTACGGGGAATATTCCGAAGTTGGAGGGTGATCAGGGAGTTGGCTTTGCAACACCGGGCGTAGCCAAGAAAGGTGGAGCTCAAACCGCACAGGACATTTTTTGAGGTGCGTTTTGAAAAGCAGACTCCCTGATCGCCTTGCTCCATAGATATTCTTTTCAAACTACCCGACATTTGAACCGCTGAGAAGGGGAATGATGAACAATCCACTACTGACCAACGACTTGCTACCCAAATTTGAACACGTGCGCACTGAGCATATGGAACAAGCGATCGACCAGATTCTCAGTGAAAATCGCATGAAAATTACCAGCCTGGCGCAGAACAAAGAACCTGACTGGGACACTCTTGTGCAGCCCATGCAGTCGCTTGAGGACAAACTGAGCAACGCTTGGTCGGTAATCTCCCATCTGAACGCGGTGATGAACAACGACGACCTACGCAAAGTGTACAAAAACTGTCTGAAAAAGCTCACCGAGTACAGCACCGAGCTGAGCCAGAATGCGGTTTTGTGCGAGGCCTACAAAAAGCTGGCCGTCCGCGATGATTTCAACAAACTAAGCGAAGCCCAGCGAAAAGCAGTGGAAAACACTCAGCGGGACTTCCACTTGGGTGGCGTTGATTTGCCGGATGATCAAAAAAAGCGCTACGCCGACCTGACCCGCGAGCTCTCGGAGCTTTCCAATAGCTTCAGTGATAACGTTCTGGACGCCACCCAGCATTGGTTTAAGCAAATCTCCGATAAGAGCGAGTTGGCCGGCGTGCCTGAAAGTGCTCTTGAAGGCGCTAAAGCGGCGGCTAAACAGAAAGATCTGGATGGTTATGTCATTACTCTGCACTTCCCCAGCTTCCACCCGGTAATGACTTACTGCGACAATCGCGAGTTACGCCGCGAAGTGTATGAAGCTTTTGCTACCCGTGCTTCCGATATGGGGCCAGACGCTGGCACTTGGGATAACACTCCGGTGATGGCGGAAATCCTAAAACGACGCCACGCCCTGGCACAACTACTGGGCTTTAATAACTTTGCCGAGCGCTCGCTGGTCACAAAAATGGCCCGCGATACTGATGAAGTATTAGACTTTTTGACGGATCTGGCGAATAAAGCCAAGCCGGTGGCAGAGCAGGAATTCGCCGAGCTCAAGGCCTTTGCAAAAGACGAACATGGTTTAGATGACTTGCAGGCTTGGGACATTGGTTACTACAGCGAAAAATTGCGCCAACAGCGCTATGACATTTCCCCGGAAGCCCTGCGCCCCTGGTTTCCGGTGGACAAGGTGGTACCTGGCCTGTTCTGCGTGACAGAAAAGCTGTTCGATATCCAGATTGAAGCCAAACCAGACGTAGAAACCTGGCACGAAGACGCCACCGCTTACTGCATCAGCCGTAACGGCGAGCCCATTGCCTGGTTCTATTTAGACCTGTTTGCCCGCCAAGGCAAGCGTGGCGGTGCCTGGATGGCGGATTGCCGGGTACGCTGGCGAAACCTGCACGGCACCCTGCAGTTGCCGGTGGCTTTCCTGACCTGTAACTTCACCCCACCGGTGAACGGCAAGCCGTCGCTACTGACCCACGATGAG comes from the Marinobacter psychrophilus genome and includes:
- the fmt gene encoding methionyl-tRNA formyltransferase — translated: MRIVFAGTPDFAAIALKALLAAKYNVVGVYSQPDRPAGRGRKLLPGPVKQAALDAGIAVFQPDNFKMEDARQQLADLQPDVIIVAAYGLILPASVLSIPVHGCLNIHASLLPRWRGAAPIQRAIAAGDPESGITIMQMDEGLDTGAMLLKVSTPIHPEDTGGSLHDRLAELGGKAIVSALQLLEQNTLKPQAQQNVQACYAHKLAKQEGQIDWHSDAQSIERLIRAFNPWPGTFTDLGDQRIRLHLAQVQKHKQEQNGQKASPGTVLARQREGIDIACGEGVLRVSQVQLPGARAQSVNDLINGGKQILLPGQELQ
- the def gene encoding peptide deformylase, encoding MILDILEYPDPRLRTLAKPVITVTDEIRTLIDDMFETMYDAVGIGLAASQVNVHQQIVVMDLSDDNSEPRVFINPKIEVLDGDLEAMQEGCLSVPGFYEDVERIEHCLIKALDRNGEAFEIEARGLLAVCIQHEMDHLNGKLFVDYLSSLKRTRIRKKLEKLQKKSA
- a CDS encoding LysM peptidoglycan-binding domain-containing protein: MRKLLYALAATTLLFTAWAQAAPELRSDHPERYTVVKGDTLWDISARFLNNPWYWPEIWQVNPQVANPHLIYPGDRLALVYIDGQPKIMKMANGDGVIKLSPQVRSEAIDTPIPAIPLDAIASFLTDTRIVTPEQIEAAPYVLEGEDGRIVTGAGDRVYARGQKPANTVGVFRRGNEFVDPKTGEFLGLEARSIGTAKVTATNGDVLTLLLSQSNEEIRIGDRLLVNASRPLSTSFVPTAPAKSVSGQMIAVDGGVNQIGQYDVVAINLGLREGIEPGNVMAVLQSGNLVRDPVTGETIELPSERAGLLMVFQAYEKMSYGLMLQASRPLAVGDQVTNP
- the dprA gene encoding DNA-processing protein DprA; translation: MPQVPLFSFDTPPGSDLTDPAVDQVCDDSPERARQWLFLSQLPGFGLRVRRRLAAHVLQLPDLLNLDSASHKAMGLPADACGALAAWRRDDAGHPALVALRAIESACERHGIGIVHWQSSAYPLPLRHIHNPPLLLYIRGDTSLLGRDQLAVIGSRHATRAGLDHARGFAAALGECNLLVSSGLALGIDGAAHAGALDAGHPTLAVIGSGLDKIYPRQHQRLGERVIANGLLVSEYPPGTQARPAHFPQRNRIISGLSRGVLVVEAGFKSGSLITARLASEQGRDVFAIPGSVHSPVARGCHQLIRQGATLVESVADILQELGGWWIEPATPGASLQSAATEGLDAREIAVLEALGYDSQSTDVLGSSTGLSADQLMQSLLLLELQGLATAAPGGYVRIA
- a CDS encoding L-threonylcarbamoyladenylate synthase; this translates as MATDHPLTDWQLHCARRTLQQGGVLAYPTEAVWGLGCDPWNEVAVQRILDLKQRPVHKGMILVAASLEQIAFLLNPLPQDLQQRARQHWPGPVTCLLPDVHQQVPEWVRGEHSSIAVRVSAHPVVKALCNVVGRPLVSTSCNPAGRAPARSPWQVQGYFHGQLDWVVPGALGGNRQPSRIIDIVTGQQLR
- the hemF gene encoding oxygen-dependent coproporphyrinogen oxidase, yielding MPQQPDPQAVKHYLLQLQDTICQRLAVTDGGGEFIHDAWDRMEGGGGISRVIGSGKVFEKGGVNFSHVMGNTMPPSAAAHRPHLAGAPWQAMGVSLVMHPHNPHVPTSHANVRFFIATPENAEPVYWFGGGYDLTPYYGVDEDCEHWHRTAANACAPFGDDVYPRYKRWCDEYFFLKHRNEPRGVGGLFFDDYNTGDFARDFEFMRAIGDSYIDAYEPIVQARKNQHYSDAQRQFQLYRRGRYVEFNLVYDRGTLFGLQSGGRTESILMSLPPLVRWDYNQTSTPGSEEARLLEHFLTGRDWLTAS
- the aroE gene encoding shikimate dehydrogenase, translated to MKNDLYAVIGHPISHSKSPRIHGLFASQTGEALEYTAIQAPLNGFENTVTEFFARGGKGLNVTVPFKEAAWQMAGRHSARALKAGAANTLYQDNGVLVADNTDGAGLVKDLLHNHQVALKGARVLILGAGGAVRGVLAPLLLEQPHTLVIANRTPAKAQNLAALFADVAGVTWLGSQAYDSVTGDFDVIINGTSASLQGDLPPLSVELIGADTVIYDMMYAATNTTFNQWARDNGAKRVYDGLGMLVEQAAEAFEVWRGVRPQTAPVIASLRTLTAN
- a CDS encoding MotA/TolQ/ExbB proton channel family protein — protein: MDILTLVGLVAGVLVVILAMLANATLLTFLNLPGLAIVLGGTFAVTLIKFRLSSLMSAIRLASRAAFMDRVERPDELIREVGLLSMVVRKEGILGLENHTTDNVFLQKAINLCVDGHSPELVEEALHHEIQQCSERHEVAERVFRGIGESAPAIGMLGTLVGLVQMLNTLDDPSSIGPAMAIALLTTLYGAFIAQLIALPLADKLQLKAEDEMRNQLLIATSIQKILQGENPRVMTELLSSFLNPEQRDSLKREQGG
- a CDS encoding flagellar motor protein MotB; this encodes MARLALATLPKRKKVGTAGAPAWIVTFADLATLLLTFFILLLSFAEMDIEKYKAMAGSMSVAFGSGNLIADGGGSLPIKISDGNSSLDPDTQLQAEPELIDERSTSGSVTLVSEDEVMISEGEALMSEGVITLASSLIRELETEVASGALSVDYDEHQVIIRFSEDATFLSGDATIKKAMLPIIERVVGVLKNCRGDVVVAGYTDDRPIASSRYRSNWDLSAARAVSVVHELVLNRDVPADRVMAAGRAETNPLVPNNSPENRAVNRRVEIAIRGPVCEDDAPIEQLPAEVIP
- a CDS encoding gamma carbonic anhydrase family protein, giving the protein MANVRSHKGSTPQFGERNWVDPSAVVIGDVTTGEDCSIWPMTVVRGDMHKICIGARCSVQDGSVLHITHASAFNPGGWPLIIGDDVTIGHKALLHGCTVGHRVLVGMGCIIMDGAVVEDEVIIGAGCLVPPGKRLQSGYLYVGSPCKQARALTDEERGFFSYTASNYVKLKDEYLAEKASDYHY
- the prlC gene encoding oligopeptidase A is translated as MNNPLLTNDLLPKFEHVRTEHMEQAIDQILSENRMKITSLAQNKEPDWDTLVQPMQSLEDKLSNAWSVISHLNAVMNNDDLRKVYKNCLKKLTEYSTELSQNAVLCEAYKKLAVRDDFNKLSEAQRKAVENTQRDFHLGGVDLPDDQKKRYADLTRELSELSNSFSDNVLDATQHWFKQISDKSELAGVPESALEGAKAAAKQKDLDGYVITLHFPSFHPVMTYCDNRELRREVYEAFATRASDMGPDAGTWDNTPVMAEILKRRHALAQLLGFNNFAERSLVTKMARDTDEVLDFLTDLANKAKPVAEQEFAELKAFAKDEHGLDDLQAWDIGYYSEKLRQQRYDISPEALRPWFPVDKVVPGLFCVTEKLFDIQIEAKPDVETWHEDATAYCISRNGEPIAWFYLDLFARQGKRGGAWMADCRVRWRNLHGTLQLPVAFLTCNFTPPVNGKPSLLTHDEVTTLFHEFGHGLHHMLTQVEVMDVSGINGVAWDAVELPSQFLENWCWNPESLALIAAHHETGEPLPQDMLEKLLAAKNFQSGMGLVRQLEFSLFDFRLHAEFVDAAPTNPLDMHRRVRREIAVVESPEFNRFPNSFSHIFAGGYAAGYYSYKWAEVLAADAFSLFEQNGIFDPQTGKSFLQNILEKGGSQEPMELFKAFRGREPEVDALLQQTGISPQVA